From the Naumovozyma dairenensis CBS 421 chromosome 10, complete genome genome, the window TTAGATAACCctgatttcttttgttcttcattGACAAGATTCTTAAAAGAGTAAAGTGTTTAGACGAGCTATATACATTCTATAGAAAAAATACATTTATTTCGAATATCAATAACATTATTTTAATGACATCGTTTGTAAGTCCGAGAAGTACGAAATCTACAGAACTGTTGATCTAGGAATTACAAAAACGAACTGCGATCAAGTATAAAGTCTGTTGAGTTCAAAAGTAGTAAGGgattcatatatataatggttattattatttatggAGGTACAACCCTGAGATGAGTATACATTGCCACTCCAGACAATACGAAAATATTCAATCAATATGAGCAAACCTGTAGTTGGCAAAACGACGCCACCAAGATTATTGAGCAGATTAATACGTTCAATGGTTCAGTCGAACAGTAACAAGGatactattaatatatcaGCGTTTAAAACATGGACTTCACATTTAAGCTCATCATGGAACACAGTtgaacaattaaaaatgtTACAAGCAAAATTAATGAACCAAATTGAAGTTGAAGGTACCATGACGAATGAAATGGTTAATGATGAGTTAAATCAGTGGAGTTTCTATAACAATAACACGAGTACAGTGACTATCCCGACATTGTTATTGCATGGATATGCTGCTTCATCCATGTCATTTTATAGAACTTTTGCTCCATTATCTaacaattttaaaaatCTTTATGCAATAGATCTACCAGCTAATGGATTGTCAGTAGCGATACCTTTGAAAATTACTAAACAGAGAAAGAGACTTTATGAAgttaaatataaagaaaataataaattttcaatttcttatcCAGTACCTATAGAAGAGCAAAAACCATTAATTGAACAAtatgaaaattattatcttgaCGCAATGAGATCTTGGCAGGTAGCAAacaatattgaaaaatttaaccTAGTCGGACATTCATTCGGTGGatatttttccttcaaaTATGCACTAAGATTTCCAGATTCTATAAATAAGCTTTGTTTGGTATCTCCATTAGGTATGGAAAGTAACATATTTTCCAttcataataaatttgaagagAATAAGATATATAACGTTAATTTGACTGATCCAACAAGTCCATTTTATGgtaaaaaatttcaaattcctaattatttatttgaaaaccAATTAGACGTCATACGGAAGCTTGGTCCCTTTGGTGCTAGATTATGTTGGAATTATATCCTTTCTGCATATAAAAGAGTTCCATCCATGgaatataaagaatatttatttgaattattttatgGTAATCGTCAAGTATCACCCATTTTATGTGAACTTTTCacaaatttattaactaGAAACTTATTAGCAAGAGATCCTATCTTAGATTCTATAGACCAATTACAACTATCCAATGTATTAGTTATGTATGGTGAACACGATTGGATGAATCGATATGCAGGGTATTGTATGGTATCGAGATTGAATAATATACGGAGAACTCCTAATACTGCTCAATATTTACAAGTTCCAGCCGCGGGTCATAATTTGTTCTTAGATAATCCTGAATATTTCAGTTCTGCTTTAGCGAGtttctttaaagaataAACGCATTGTTGTGTTAATGCATCACCCGTAGTTTTTGTTCCGGATAgcaaataaattatatggATTACATTTACCTTACTTTAAAGGTATAGAAGAatgtttgtttttgatttaatatttattacctTTTTACATATTAAATTGTTCGTGGAAAAATATGTTTTCATTGCTCGATAAAGTAGTACTAGAAACGGTACCGTCACTTTTTCTATCTAGCATGTATTCAGATAAATCAGAGTCATTATCTACAAGCATATCCAATAATGACGGTGTAGACACCAATCCATTCAATGTTTCTGATGGATATTGTAAGgtatcatcaatatcgCACAGGTGTCCAAATGGTTCTAGTGATCGAGCTTGCTCTATTCGAGGAGTCggtttatttttaattttgttGTTAGAGTAAGAGTCATCCTGCTTTGATTCTGGACTGCTTATCATCAGCTCATTTTGCTTGCAAGCTTTTTTCttggaagatgatgaaacatTTGATGGTATTCCCTTTTgttgaaatttcaaagtCCGTTTCTTCGTTATACTTTGTAAATCAATCACTTCCATCGACGatgaaattttatcatttctcacattgtttcttcttaatGCTCTAGAAATTTTGAAGACTGCTAAAatgatttccttttttattttatcattcttGAACATACCTAATGCCATAGTATTTTCGATAATGTCTTCTAGAATATCCCTATCATCAGTTATTTGTGGTAGAACATCGGTTACAATAGTACACATTAAGTACATTCTATCTGTTTTCTGTAAATGATCAGGTTCCCTATGCTCCACATTCTGGGGCCACCAATTTGGTTTCATACTGTCCCCTTTAATATATGGAAACTTCGTTTTTTTTCCTGGTTCTATTATTTTAATCCACAACTTCGCTATCATTTTACAGGGTACTTGCCTTAGTGTTTTGAAgcaatttatcaaatactTTTGGATAATTTCTCGATTATTCAATGGCAAATTTATCGTTCTAAAATTTAGTCTATCATTTGgcaattgatttatttttgagTAGATTCTAATGTTCATTCTACTGACCAGATTAGCCAATGACGATATGACGTGCTGTTCTGCCCCAGCACTTATATATCCATTGGAAAAATAAGTATCTGTTTGTTCTGTATGGTTGCTTGGTGCGTTATCTTTACCTTTGATGAAGAGAGCGAACTGTATaccttcattatttaacTTTTCCAATAACTGTTCAGTTAACCCATTCATTGCCCGTTTATCAAGGAAATTGTATGCAGACACGTAACGGTTAACATAGCActtgtataatatatgaTATACAATTACAGAATGAATTTTATAAGATCTGGAAATAGAAAACCATTTATTGAAGCATATATATGAAAGATAAATTTGTGACAACctttttgaattgaaaggGACAGTTTTATGATAATAACGAACTTGTTTCAAGTAAATATAGGCTTTCACCCCGTTATGTGCTTTCGGAACATATCTGAAACAAGTTTCTTTCACCTcgatattttatttagCGGATTCATTTGTAATTCtgtttattttcattttcaagatTAAGTATATCAATGCGATAATGATGAGTAGAATTCACTGAAACGAGTACATGTGTCTTACTTCATTTTGGGGGAAAGTTCacttatatattttgttaaAGTTAAAGTAGATGATATACATTCCTATACGTACTATTAAAAAAGATTTGTGacattttaattttttttgcgGGTAACACATGATAGTCTATTCCTCCAGGTATCACGTGGgtattttaaatttggaaCCTGAAGACGAAACGTAAACAAACCTTCAATGTTCGCatgtgaaaaattcaacaattttccaaaactTTCAAGATATCGAACATGACTCTGGAAagttgataatattttcaagtTAATGGGTTGagtaaatataataaaagtCGGAAGTTTAGATGTCACATGAGACGTCATCGAGCATTGTATTTTATCACATTCTCAAGAATATCAAAAGCGAAAAAAAAACTCTATACTTTGATTAACTGGACTCGGTTTTTactttgaatttttgaCAGAGATCACTAACTCCGGGGAAAAAGCATTGGTataatcatcaataatCTTCAAAGCaataagatatatatattgtgaCATTCATATCAATAATCAACTAATCATATATAAGTCGCTCTATTAAGAAAATTAGATTTGCAGTATCTTTCCAAAACGTCGGTATAGTTCAAATCGAATCTCTAATAGCAAATCCACTATTTTAAGGTTACTTTTTTCGCACTAAAAACTACACAGGAGACAATAACTTATATGATCACTTTGATATAATGGATAATCATCATGGCTCTAATTCAGATATTTTGGATATGTTTGACCTAGGTCTAGGAAATGAAATGGATTTCGAAACTGCGTACAAGATGCTGAGTTCATTAGATGAAACATTGATACCGTCATCTCATCATACCACTAATAATATCCATCCTCatacaattgaaaatgctAGTACTTTGTATGATACATTAGACGAAAATCATAAGaattacaacaataatTATCCTCATAAATTTCACATACCTGAACAACCAAATGATAGAcatatgaaaaatgattATAACGAAATGGGGATTACATTCGATCCCATCGATAAATATAACCAACATATAACACACCTCAGTAATGCAACTTctaacaataatacaatGTCACCAGCACCTATCATCCATGATCATCTGCCTCAGCTAGAccatcatcaccatcaccATCAGCATCAGCAGCTacagcagcaacagcaacaacaacagcaacagcatCATAATGTGGaagttgataataatacaattgAAGACCCCCTACATAATTTAGGACTACTAAGTGCATTTGAATCCAATGCAATTGAGGATTTTCTAGACAATTTGGTTAAAAATACTCAACTTGGCACTGAGAACGACTTGACTTCAAAGCCGATCGTTCAGACACATCAACAACCCTCAAGTCATCATATGGACTTTCAATCCTCTTTAAATAAGCATTTTCATAGTAACGCTCCTAACCATTtggatattgaaaatagtATAACAAATGTTGATCATGGGAAGAAAACGCTAACTTCACCACCGAAATTAAAAGATAGCTCAGAAGAACTGGGCGAAGTGATGAAGGGCAAGGAACAAGAAACTATGATTGGCTATCCCTCAAAACCTTCCCAATACAATCCAGAACCACTAATATTACCAGAAATAATGATTCCAGATGATAAGATCCCAACTTCAATAAAGGATGATGCCAGATCAGTAAAGAAATGGAGGCATgtagaaattgaaaaagttaGAAGGACTATAACGAAAAATGCatatgatgaattgattgGTATGATTAATAAGAAATCTAAAACGAAAAGTACTAAAAGAATACCGAAACATACTTTATTGGGGATTATCgttaatgatattaaagcTATTGTTTCAGCTAATGATAAActggaaaaattaatacGACATCGAGAGGCCAGGAACTCGAAGAATCCTTCATAAtgcattatttttttcatatttaaaTTGACATATTCAACCTTTTCCCGTGATGAATACataaaaattaatattcaTAATTTCATATTCCTAAAAAACttggtattatttgtaCATTGCACTTTTGATTTAGGAAGGTAAGATTCATAATTTAGAAGATTCACCTTCGTGCAACTTGTGTATCTTATAGATAAAGGCATTTTTAGTTACGTTAATGTTctgttttgaaaatttatcaCAATTGATATCAATCAATCTGCTGTACTCCgttatctttcaaaagGGAGCAGTATAATCATGTACGATTGATGTATTTCCTCTATACATAGGTTTAGAGACTTAAGGATGGGATACTAGAAACTGAATACTAGTTGCAACCTGATTAAGTAAAACGAGGATCACAATAAATTGTATTATGTGCATATATGACACACTGAGTTTGacaatcttttcaaaaactaCTAAGAATAACTTGGTAACCAAAAATTACTTCAGAGAGCGTTGCCGATCTTAAAACTGATCAGGTATTCACCTTACTATTTTCTCtgcttattatataaaataactAAGCTGAAACAAAACCAATATTATATACCTGAATTTATTAGAAGACAACTGTGAGCTATCATTTAGAACTAAATTATACCTGACATGTAGTTTCTGTTACTAATAACTCCAATGTCGGCGTTAAAAACTAGTCAGTTGATATCTTACAGACGTAAAGAGTATCTCAATTAATTTCCTGTAGAATATTGtgtaataatgataacataatgaataagaaaagaaaaatattatttttatagtCATATAAATACATAAGttccaaaaagaaaagtcATTAGaatgaaagaaataagccaaaaaaatataagaacaaaaaaaggaaacttaaaacaataaaagAGAGTATGAACGTTTTCGttgaatataaaaaagaaaataattaGTGTTCAAAGGgttcaagaagaaacaaatttttctaaatcatGAATGGAAGCAGGCCTAATAAAGTGACAAAAAAGGAGACACTCTTAATATGAGCGGATCCTTCGAATTCAGAAACAGTATGGGATGGTTCATTAGCAATAGCTACAGAAGACGAGTGCGGTTTATCTTGTTCAACGATAGTGGTATGGTTATCTTTTGTTGGTTCAGTTGGAGCGGGAGCTACAGTTGAAGCTTCAGTTTTCTTGGTTGGTTTAGTTGGAGCAGTTGTGCCAATGGTAACAACTTCATTACCTCTAGTAGATAAGTAAGTAGTGGTTTCATGGtcttttgtttcaaagGGTGGAAGATGAACATCTTTACTAAATGTGGTGGTGATGGTACTGATTTCGTTACCTTTAGTAGTGGTGTATGTAATAGTTTCATACTCTTTTGTTTCAACTTGTGGTGGTGGGACAACTGAAGTAATAGTGGTGACGTATGTAGTTTGACGGTCACAATGGTCATCGATACATTCAGTAGTAATACATTCAGAAATGATTTTGGTCTTGGTGGAAGATTCAGTAACTACAGTAGTTGTGTATGGTGGGTTAGTAGTACATTCAGTGTCAGTAATTGTTAAGGTTTCAATGTTGGTCAATGTACGTGTGGTGACTATTGGTGTACATGGTTTATCTGGTTCACATTTAGTGGTAATTTCTGTCGTGGTGATGACGGTAGTTGTAGTCTTGGTGATTGGAGCAGGAGGAGTCACAGAAGATAGAGATGGTGGTGGTAGAACTtcagatgaagatggaggtggtggtggtggaaCAGAAGAAGACGATGGTGGTGGTAGAACTtcagatgaagatggaggtggtggtggtagAACTtcagatgaagatggaggtggtggtggtgtaacagaagaagagaatggtggtggtggtggaacagaagaagacgatggtggtggtggaacttcagatgaagatggagGTGGTGGAGGTACAGATGAAGAGAATGGTGGTGGGGTTACAGATGAAGAGAATGGTGGTGGCGGTGGTGgaagagaagaagacgaTGGTGGTGGTGGGCAAATTTCAGAACATGATATTACAAAAGTTGCAGTTGTACAAGCTGTAGTATATGGTTTAACAGTTGAGCGACTATATATTGTAGAAGTAACACATCGGCTGCAAATAGTAGTAGTTCTTTCGGTTTTACATTGTGCCTGCTCTTTGTTTTTCTCGCAAAGGGTCGTGGACCTAGTGACAATGCTAATGTAGTAACCTGTGGTACACGAAGTACTACTCTTGGTGGTGCATTGTGTTGGTGTTGAACATTTAGCGACATCACCTTCCATTTTGGAAGGCCTATTAATAGCAGTAGCCATAGATTGAGAAGCTAGTAAAATTGCTAAAAGAAATTTGCATCGCATATTGATTTTGCGgttatttgtatttgtatgtTTTAATAGCTGTTGCCGATATTCAATGTTGTTAATAATGTGCACATATGTTGTGGCATCCTTCCTACTTCAAAATGAAAGGGAATGAGTTAAAAGAgataaaattttcttgattaCGAAAGTGATTTCTAGAAAGAATCTAATTcctttaatatattttgtcCTTATgagaaaaagaagtaaaCTAAGTTCATAGTAGGAAAGTACAACATTCTAAAATTGATCGAATAAACCAAAAGCCAAAAGTTCAACAACCTTATATTACTTCCATGTCTCTAAGAGGAGATAGCTTATTATCGAGATAAACGTTAATAGATACCGAAGAGTTTGTCACATAGACCCTTCCTATTCCTAGGCACTCAACTGTTCTCCTCATTGTCTGTATATAAACATACACGGTATGTGATACACCAAGACTATCACGAAGAGTTACTTCATGGCTGTTCAGAGAATTCCCATTGTCCGAAAAGAGGAGCTATTAGTGGAAGGCTAAGGGACCATAATAGCAGCCTGGTACTTTCATAATTTTACCTGATAATTCAGCCTACTAATACTAACGGCAATCAATAATCCTTGTCTATGTGCATGCACAGATGCTTGGTGCAGCACTATTGGCCCCTCAATTGTTCTATGGGATAATAATAGCTTATTATGTTGCCAACCTCTTCCCTAATATTTGTGACATATATGTCATACCAGCGTACCAATATGGAACTATCGAGTCATAGAGTGAGCGGGGAATATATACGTATAGCGGCTAATGTTCCCTAAAAAGGGAAACACACATTTTTTTGTGTTTCTTGAGTTCTGGAGTAAGGACCTTAGGGCATTCCCTTTGAATTAACAGGGTTTTTAAAAGTTGGACCCACAAAGGGAATCTTACATCTTACTGAGGGATCATTTACAACTCACAGCCTATTAGTCCACCTCCTCAAGTCTAGCACTACTTGTTTGGGATGATCTTTCTCCGAATCAAATGAACATCAATGAACTAGCCAATATTTTTAGCGTTTTGGAAGAGAGGAATTTTCAAGAGAACTTCTCCGCTTTTTAGTTCCTACGTAGTCTAAAATGGAATGATGATGTCTTTCaattacaaatatatatatatatatagttatCTAGACCTGATAAAACTTAGGATGTAAGATTTCCTTGAGCCCCCGAAGTTTTTAGAGCCCTGTTACTTTGGATTTTAACACTCGGTGTTGATCTCCGTGGTATATTTTGagatttatttaattggTTCTAAACCATTTTTAGGTTTATAGAATTTAGGATGTGATAGTATTAGTTGTTATGCTGGCTGTACCCAAGTATACAGGAGGTCATATTAAAGTTTATTTCTCACATATGCCACACACGGAGCTTGACGATCTTTCCCAGAGCTATTAGTAACAACTTTTGCAACCGAAGCTACGCCAGATAATGATACCAATCTTGGAACCTTTGGGTTTTTACCTTATTATCATCTCTGTTTACTGCATAAAATAAGAAGATTGAAACTAAGTTTATATTTTGTACCTGAACGTATTAATAGATAAAATATCCCGAACTATCGAGAAGAAGTGAATTACATCTAATATCATCTACCGTAATCCGTTTTCTTTATGAAGAGGGTTTATATAATCAGAATAAGTTgtataagaaaaaaaaaacctGACTTTCgaatatagatatatatgcTATAATGTTGTAAGTAAAATAAGAGAGAATTTATAATGAGATGAaaagatatcattataAATTCAAGTCATTTAAGATTTTAGAGGCAATTTCTTTATACCACCAAGTGTTACCAGATACTTTCTTAAAATGAACACCTGCCAAACCAACGATACGAACTTTAACGATatgaatttcaaatttaattattggattattttgatcaaatttattttcttcaaaagtaTGAGTCAATGAActtaatgatttattttccGGACCATTCAATGATTGTTCAAGTGGTGAGATTACAACAGAATCATTATGAGGAGGAGCGATAGTAATGTTGGCATTATCGTTGTTATTGTGtatacttttattttcattatacGTATTGTCTGCAGTCGGTGATAGCTTAGAATCATTACTTGTAGCAGTAGCAGTAGTAGTACGActtgataatgatttatttattgaatttcttcTACGTTGTGATAATGAATAACTGTCAGCTCCAGGGAAATATGTTCTCAAGTGATGGTTTGTTGTCATTGT encodes:
- the INO2 gene encoding Ino2p (similar to Saccharomyces cerevisiae INO2 (YDR123C); ancestral locus Anc_8.280), translating into MDNHHGSNSDILDMFDLGLGNEMDFETAYKMLSSLDETLIPSSHHTTNNIHPHTIENASTLYDTLDENHKNYNNNYPHKFHIPEQPNDRHMKNDYNEMGITFDPIDKYNQHITHLSNATSNNNTMSPAPIIHDHLPQLDHHHHHHQHQQLQQQQQQQQQQHHNVEVDNNTIEDPLHNLGLLSAFESNAIEDFLDNLVKNTQLGTENDLTSKPIVQTHQQPSSHHMDFQSSLNKHFHSNAPNHLDIENSITNVDHGKKTLTSPPKLKDSSEELGEVMKGKEQETMIGYPSKPSQYNPEPLILPEIMIPDDKIPTSIKDDARSVKKWRHVEIEKVRRTITKNAYDELIGMINKKSKTKSTKRIPKHTLLGIIVNDIKAIVSANDKLEKLIRHREARNSKNPS
- the NDAI0J01220 gene encoding uncharacterized protein (similar to Saccharomyces cerevisiae YDR124W; ancestral locus Anc_8.282) codes for the protein MNGLTEQLLEKLNNEGIQFALFIKGKDNAPSNHTEQTDTYFSNGYISAGAEQHVISSLANLVSRMNIRIYSKINQLPNDRLNFRTINLPLNNREIIQKYLINCFKTLRQVPCKMIAKLWIKIIEPGKKTKFPYIKGDSMKPNWWPQNVEHREPDHLQKTDRMYLMCTIVTDVLPQITDDRDILEDIIENTMALGMFKNDKIKKEIILAVFKISRALRRNNVRNDKISSSMEVIDLQSITKKRTLKFQQKGIPSNVSSSSKKKACKQNELMISSPESKQDDSYSNNKIKNKPTPRIEQARSLEPFGHLCDIDDTLQYPSETLNGLVSTPSLLDMLVDNDSDLSEYMLDRKSDGTVSSTTLSSNENIFFHEQFNM
- the NDAI0J01210 gene encoding uncharacterized protein (similar to Saccharomyces cerevisiae ECM18 (YDR125C) and ICT1 (YLR099C); ancestral locus Anc_8.284) — protein: MSKPVVGKTTPPRLLSRLIRSMVQSNSNKDTINISAFKTWTSHLSSSWNTVEQLKMLQAKLMNQIEVEGTMTNEMVNDELNQWSFYNNNTSTVTIPTLLLHGYAASSMSFYRTFAPLSNNFKNLYAIDLPANGLSVAIPLKITKQRKRLYEVKYKENNKFSISYPVPIEEQKPLIEQYENYYLDAMRSWQVANNIEKFNLVGHSFGGYFSFKYALRFPDSINKLCLVSPLGMESNIFSIHNKFEENKIYNVNLTDPTSPFYGKKFQIPNYLFENQLDVIRKLGPFGARLCWNYILSAYKRVPSMEYKEYLFELFYGNRQVSPILCELFTNLLTRNLLARDPILDSIDQLQLSNVLVMYGEHDWMNRYAGYCMVSRLNNIRRTPNTAQYLQVPAAGHNLFLDNPEYFSSALASFFKE
- the NDAI0J01240 gene encoding uncharacterized protein, yielding MRCKFLLAILLASQSMATAINRPSKMEGDVAKCSTPTQCTTKSSTSCTTGYYISIVTRSTTLCEKNKEQAQCKTERTTTICSRCVTSTIYSRSTVKPYTTACTTATFVISCSEICPPPPSSSSLPPPPPPFSSSVTPPPFSSSVPPPPPSSSEVPPPPSSSSVPPPPPFSSSVTPPPPPSSSEVLPPPPPSSSEVLPPPSSSSVPPPPPPSSSEVLPPPSLSSVTPPAPITKTTTTVITTTEITTKCEPDKPCTPIVTTRTLTNIETLTITDTECTTNPPYTTTVVTESSTKTKIISECITTECIDDHCDRQTTYVTTITSVVPPPQVETKEYETITYTTTKGNEISTITTTFSKDVHLPPFETKDHETTTYLSTRGNEVVTIGTTAPTKPTKKTEASTVAPAPTEPTKDNHTTIVEQDKPHSSSVAIANEPSHTVSEFEGSAHIKSVSFFVTLLGLLPFMI